The following nucleotide sequence is from Desulfuromonadales bacterium.
CCCGGAAAGAAAAAACCGGAGGCCGCAAGCGGGGACTCCGATCTGGTTTGATACGAAAGTGGCGACAAAATATCACGAAAGCGGTTGCCGGGCAACGGCGAAAAAGGGATTCACTCCCAGTGATCCTTGCCCCGCCGGCGCAACACGATGACTTCGATGCGCCCCTGGTCATTGACCAGGGAGGTGAGCAGCCAGCTTACCACGCTGATCACCAGCGAGCCGAAGACGGCGGACCAGAACCCCTGAACATGAAAACCACTGATGATGCTCGAGGTCAGCAGCAGCAGCAGGGCGTTGACGACAAAGGTGAAGAGGCCCAGGGTCAGCAGGTTTATCGGCAGGGTGAGCAGGATCAGGACGGGACGGAAGAAGGCATTGAGTATGCCGAGAACGGCCGCGGCGAAAAAGGCCGCAAAAAAACTGCTCACCTCGATCCCTTCGAACAGGTAGGCTGCGGCCAGAATCGACAGGGTCAGAATCAGCCAGCGGATGAAAAGCCCTTTCATGTTTATCTTCCTTCGCTAA
It contains:
- a CDS encoding phage holin family protein, with amino-acid sequence MKGLFIRWLILTLSILAAAYLFEGIEVSSFFAAFFAAAVLGILNAFFRPVLILLTLPINLLTLGLFTFVVNALLLLLTSSIISGFHVQGFWSAVFGSLVISVVSWLLTSLVNDQGRIEVIVLRRRGKDHWE